The following DNA comes from Quercus robur chromosome 1, dhQueRobu3.1, whole genome shotgun sequence.
CCAACCAATACTTGAATGTAAATCATTGAACAACACTGAAATAATCTAGaatatccaagaaaaaaaaaaaaaaaaaaacctgctcGATGTCCCATTCAATTGGGCTGGTCCAGCTAAGATCCAAAGCCATCCTATTCGTTCATGACATccacacaaaccaaaaaaactAGACTCCATCGCAACCAATACCAGTACTACTCTTAGACTCACCCATTCTCAAAACAAACGCTTGCATTCACCAATATATCCAACTCACCCTCAAAATTCACACACAGGATTTTCACACTTCTGTCTCATTTGAATACAAGTAGCTGCAAGTTAGTACATCATTTGACTCATCTACAACATGAAAACAGCTCATCTTTCTCCATGTGACTGGTAAGTAATTTGAGGCATTCATACACCATCTCAGCATGTGGGTGTGACTTATCATCAATAAAGAAAGGTTGGACCCTACTGTTAATCTCAATCCAGCTACACCCAGGGTTCTTCTTCAATCCTAGCTCTTTCATCTTAGATCTCACCTTGCGCACCTCATCCCATTCTTTTGCAGATGCATAcatatttgataaaataatataagttgATGGATCATCAGGATCCTTCTTGATAAGCAATTTTGCAATTTCTACCCCCAAATCTACATTTCTGTGCAAACGGCATGCGGAAAATAGTGTGCTTAATAACCCAACATCCTCACTAATTTCTGGGGTTCTTTGGAGAATCCCATAAGCTTCATGCAATCTTCCAGCACGTCCAAGAAGATCAATCAAGCATGAGTAGTGTTCAATTCTGGGACTAATACCATACTCAGTgatcattttattaaaatgatgACAACCTTCATCAACCAATCCGGCATGGCTACAAGCAGATAAAACTGCAAGGAAAGTCACTATGTCTGGTTTTGCATTGGACTGCTGCATTTCACCAAACAGCTTCAAAGCTTCTAAAGCTTGACCATGAGACCCATAAGCTGTGATCATTGACGTCCATGACACAACATCTCTCTCAGGcaattgatgaaaaatattaagtgcTTCGTCTACTGCACCACATTTAGCATACATGTCAAGCAGAGCCCCCATAACTACTTCATTGGTTTCCAACTTACTCTCTATGACATGGTTGTGAATGTCCTTACCCTGTTCCAAGGCTGCTAGTTGTGAACAAGCTGGTAAAACACTAGTATATGAAATGGCATCTGGTTTAATACCAGCTTCTTTCATTTCATAGAAGATGCCAAGAGCATTGAAATAATTGCCTACTGTCACATATCCAGAAATCATGACATTCCATGAAACTGCATTATTCTTGGGCATCATTTCAAAAACATTTTCAGCAGATCCAACCCATCCACATTTGAAGTATAAATCAATTAAGGAGCTTTCAGTAAAGATGTCAGCCTCTATTTTGTTTCTTACTATATATCCATGTATGAATTTTCCGTGTTGCAGTTGGGCTGATCTTGAACAAGCCATTAATATGCTGGTTAAAGTAGTCAAAGTGGGTTTAATTCTTTCCTTGTTCATCCTTTTAAAGAGTTCCATGCATGATCTACTGTCACCTTTTAAACTGTATCCTGCAATCATGGAGTTCCATGAAACCACAGTCTTTCTTGAAATGTGCTCAAAAACCTCTATAGCC
Coding sequences within:
- the LOC126723913 gene encoding pentatricopeptide repeat-containing protein At5g27110-like, translating into METTKLLSLLRACIGSKSVKQGKLIHQKIVSLGLQTNTAICKSLINFYFSCHLYDSANLVFQTIDNPLDISLWNGLLAAYTKNFMFMEALELYERLLRCPYLKPDSYTYPSVLKAYGGLGRVGCGKMIHTHLIKTGFANDIVVASALVSMYAKCNAFEYAIQLFDEMPDRDVACWNTVISCYYQDGQAKQALELFERMRGSGFEPNSVTLTTVISSCARLLDLERGKEIHMELVRNGFELDGFISSALVDMYGKCGCLDMAIEVFEHISRKTVVSWNSMIAGYSLKGDSRSCMELFKRMNKERIKPTLTTLTSILMACSRSAQLQHGKFIHGYIVRNKIEADIFTESSLIDLYFKCGWVGSAENVFEMMPKNNAVSWNVMISGYVTVGNYFNALGIFYEMKEAGIKPDAISYTSVLPACSQLAALEQGKDIHNHVIESKLETNEVVMGALLDMYAKCGAVDEALNIFHQLPERDVVSWTSMITAYGSHGQALEALKLFGEMQQSNAKPDIVTFLAVLSACSHAGLVDEGCHHFNKMITEYGISPRIEHYSCLIDLLGRAGRLHEAYGILQRTPEISEDVGLLSTLFSACRLHRNVDLGVEIAKLLIKKDPDDPSTYIILSNMYASAKEWDEVRKVRSKMKELGLKKNPGCSWIEINSRVQPFFIDDKSHPHAEMVYECLKLLTSHMEKDELFSCCR